Proteins encoded by one window of Spirochaetota bacterium:
- a CDS encoding DUF4130 domain-containing protein, with protein MMIVLPRDPDSILHAVMFARLADAELWDDADGLPLAAPVVLDAKDMRADAKRYKSAYGDFHKSWYDTRKRSVMHRHLFWASRHHAHERVGIIAETVREAFSRGIDAVLQKSAVTHAHFLAYSNQAMREWHRLLGFIRLSTPRPNMLYGEIQTDFHVVDAILIFLRKRYPGNTIAVKNGTHMHFSGAPERIDTVDIKGTPESEISRIFDVYYESQYIKERKNLRLLSHFVPKRYWEWISDGRKIARHAG; from the coding sequence ATGATGATCGTACTCCCGCGCGACCCCGATTCCATACTCCATGCGGTCATGTTTGCACGCCTTGCGGATGCCGAACTATGGGACGATGCGGACGGACTCCCCCTCGCAGCCCCGGTCGTACTCGATGCAAAGGACATGCGGGCGGACGCCAAACGATATAAGTCCGCATACGGCGATTTTCACAAAAGCTGGTACGATACGCGCAAGCGCTCCGTCATGCATCGCCACTTGTTCTGGGCATCGCGTCACCATGCGCATGAGCGCGTGGGCATCATCGCCGAGACCGTCCGCGAAGCGTTCTCCCGCGGCATCGATGCGGTACTGCAGAAGTCGGCCGTTACGCATGCGCATTTCCTTGCATACTCGAATCAGGCCATGCGGGAGTGGCATCGTCTCCTCGGTTTCATACGGCTGTCAACACCGCGCCCCAATATGCTTTATGGGGAGATACAGACGGATTTCCATGTCGTCGACGCGATCCTCATTTTCCTGAGAAAGCGCTACCCGGGGAACACCATCGCTGTCAAGAACGGCACGCATATGCACTTTTCCGGGGCCCCGGAGCGCATCGATACGGTCGACATCAAGGGCACCCCGGAAAGTGAAATATCGCGCATTTTTGACGTATATTACGAATCTCAATACATCAAAGAACGCAAAAATTTAAGGCTTTTATCGCATTTTGTGCCGAAACGCTACTGGGAGTGGATTTCCGACGGCAGGAAAATAGCCCGCCATGCCGGTTAA